A genomic stretch from Pararhizobium sp. IMCC21322 includes:
- a CDS encoding LysE family translocator gives MIDQPTLITYVAIVLGFVFIPGPATLLTAARATTSGTRVGIATGAGITVGDIVHTLLAIVGVSAIIATSAVLFSIIKYMGAAYLVYLGIKAIIEKSPTSLGGKGQLPITAPQAFRQAVLAELLNPKTALFFLAFLPQFVKPENGAVVVQLSILGVLFALIGLFSTIVFAVSAGSLGNFLRRNPRILKWQGKIVGSIYCTLGIRLALQER, from the coding sequence TTGATAGACCAACCAACACTCATCACCTATGTCGCCATCGTGCTTGGTTTCGTATTTATTCCCGGTCCCGCGACTCTCCTGACAGCAGCCCGTGCGACAACATCAGGAACCAGAGTGGGAATTGCAACGGGGGCCGGCATTACCGTTGGAGACATAGTTCACACCCTTCTGGCAATCGTCGGGGTTTCCGCGATTATCGCAACGTCTGCAGTGCTTTTTAGCATCATCAAATATATGGGGGCTGCGTATCTCGTTTACCTTGGAATCAAGGCGATTATAGAAAAATCTCCAACGTCCCTTGGTGGAAAAGGGCAACTTCCCATAACCGCACCACAAGCCTTCAGACAGGCTGTTCTGGCAGAATTGCTGAACCCTAAAACAGCACTTTTCTTTCTGGCCTTCCTGCCGCAGTTTGTGAAACCCGAGAATGGCGCGGTTGTTGTTCAACTGAGTATTCTGGGTGTTCTGTTTGCTTTAATCGGGCTTTTCAGCACGATCGTTTTTGCAGTCAGCGCTGGCAGTCTCGGAAACTTCCTTCGACGCAATCCCAGGATTTTGAAATGGCAGGGCAAGATCGTTGGAAGCATCTATTGCACTTTGGGAATACGGTTAGCTTTACAGGAACGATAA
- the mazG gene encoding nucleoside triphosphate pyrophosphohydrolase has product MEASRDISRLIEIMARLRDPETGCPWDVEQDFSSIAPYTIEEAYEVADAIERDDMIDLKEELGDLLLQPVYHAQLAAEAGLFDFDDVVLGITQKLLRRHPHVFGDEDARKAKSAKHVWERIKAEEAAEKAAERKALGQEVRSASMLDNVPGVLPALTRAEKLQTKAAKVGFDWPDLQPVMDKIEEEWDELGAEIEKQDTSNAARIAEEFGDFLFSVVNLGRHLGINPEHALRQTNAKFVRRFQHIEETLSAEKRDIETASLEEMEEIWQSAKGVVG; this is encoded by the coding sequence ATGGAAGCATCACGTGATATCTCGCGGCTGATCGAGATCATGGCACGCCTCAGGGATCCTGAAACCGGGTGTCCCTGGGACGTGGAGCAGGATTTTTCCTCTATTGCGCCCTACACGATTGAAGAAGCTTATGAAGTGGCGGATGCCATTGAGCGCGACGACATGATCGATTTGAAAGAGGAACTTGGAGATTTGCTGCTTCAACCTGTCTATCACGCACAATTGGCCGCAGAAGCCGGGCTTTTTGATTTCGACGATGTGGTCTTGGGTATTACGCAAAAACTGTTGCGACGCCATCCCCATGTCTTCGGAGATGAAGACGCCCGCAAAGCAAAATCAGCCAAACATGTCTGGGAACGGATCAAAGCCGAGGAAGCGGCCGAGAAAGCTGCGGAACGAAAGGCTCTGGGTCAAGAGGTAAGATCAGCGAGCATGCTGGACAATGTACCGGGGGTTCTTCCAGCGCTGACACGCGCTGAAAAGCTTCAGACCAAAGCTGCCAAGGTTGGCTTTGACTGGCCGGATTTGCAGCCGGTTATGGACAAGATCGAGGAAGAATGGGACGAACTGGGCGCGGAAATTGAAAAACAGGACACCAGCAATGCAGCAAGAATTGCGGAAGAGTTTGGTGACTTCCTGTTTTCAGTGGTGAATCTCGGTCGGCATCTTGGAATTAATCCCGAACATGCCCTGCGGCAAACAAACGCTAAATTTGTCAGACGTTTCCAACATATTGAGGAAACATTGAGCGCGGAAAAGCGCGACATTGAAACAGCCTCGTTGGAAGAAATGGAAGAGATTTGGCAAAGTGCAAAAGGTGTGGTCGGCTGA
- a CDS encoding DNA helicase, which translates to MKLSAPIYRLKREARLLSRKNKIPLHAALDKLAASEGFESWSLLARSATFRCPTQRILDDLLPGEMLLLGARPRHGKTLMALEMMVETVKGGGQCFFYSLDYTETQIMNHIAALGADPELFKGSIDTSDAISADYILQDAKAVPAGTLLVIDYLQLLDQDRSKPDVAAQLSQLQAFARTAGVIIIFISQIDRVFEASARALPDMADVRMPNPLDLDLFDKTCFVHDGEIQFDKAS; encoded by the coding sequence ATGAAATTATCGGCTCCCATTTATCGACTGAAGCGTGAAGCAAGGCTGCTGTCACGAAAGAACAAGATCCCGCTGCATGCAGCGTTGGACAAACTGGCCGCAAGCGAAGGTTTTGAAAGCTGGAGTCTGTTGGCCCGCAGCGCAACATTCAGGTGCCCCACACAGCGCATATTGGACGATCTGTTGCCGGGCGAGATGTTGCTGCTTGGCGCGCGTCCAAGACACGGCAAGACGCTGATGGCACTGGAAATGATGGTGGAAACCGTCAAGGGGGGCGGACAATGCTTTTTCTACAGTCTGGACTACACAGAAACCCAGATCATGAACCACATTGCGGCACTGGGGGCAGACCCCGAATTGTTCAAAGGCTCTATTGATACGTCCGATGCAATCAGTGCTGATTATATTCTGCAGGATGCAAAGGCAGTTCCAGCCGGAACTCTGCTTGTCATTGATTATCTGCAGCTTCTGGATCAGGATCGCTCCAAGCCGGACGTTGCTGCGCAACTCTCGCAGTTACAGGCATTTGCCCGTACGGCGGGCGTTATCATCATCTTCATTTCGCAGATAGATCGTGTCTTCGAGGCGTCTGCCAGGGCACTTCCGGATATGGCAGATGTGCGCATGCCAAATCCGCTTGATCTTGATCTGTTTGACAAGACTTGTTTCGTGCATGATGGCGAAATTCAATTTGACAAAGCGAGTTGA